TTAAATCAACTCTCATTGAATTTTTAAAAGAGACTGTATTTATAAACTCTATCATGTTTGTTCGTTTAGTTCTGAACTAATTTCTACTTTTGTCAAAATTTTTATATGATGCACCAAAGTATAGAGATTGACGAAAAAATTTTTCAAGATGCCGTAAAATTCTACGGTACCGTTTTCAATCTACCGCCGTTAGCTTCAAAGATCTATTCCTATCTTCTTTTCGATTATGAGAAAGTAGGAATTACTTTTGACGAATTTGTTGAAGTACTTTCTGCGAGTAAAAGCTCTGTTTCTACCAGCATCTCACTGCTGCTGAACGCCCAGCTGATCATAGATCATAATAAAATGGATGAACGGAAACGGTATTTTTTTATCAATGATGAATACAAAAAGATAAGATTTGAGAAAATAGTACAAAAAATGAAGGATGAATTGAAATTACTGGACGACCTAAACAATTTTAAAAAAAATCATGAT
The Chryseobacterium sp. W4I1 DNA segment above includes these coding regions:
- a CDS encoding transcriptional regulator — encoded protein: MMHQSIEIDEKIFQDAVKFYGTVFNLPPLASKIYSYLLFDYEKVGITFDEFVEVLSASKSSVSTSISLLLNAQLIIDHNKMDERKRYFFINDEYKKIRFEKIVQKMKDELKLLDDLNNFKKNHDDEYNERIEAYKALLYKNIENIQESLNKL